The Streptomyces tubercidicus DNA segment TGGGGCACCGCTCCGGCGTCGTGCACCCGGCACAGGTGATGTCGGTGGCTACGCTGAACCACCCCGGCCGCACCTCGGCCAGAAGCGGTTGCAGCGACCGCGCCGCTGCCCGCAGGTCCTGATCCGTGACGTCACGAGGCTCCGGCAGGCTCAGCCCATACCAGCGCAGCCGCCAGAGGTCGAAGACTTCACTCCCGTCGGCTGCAAAGTCCACATCGACCTCAGTGCCGTTGTCGCACACGAAGCGGCACCCTGCCCCATGAACCGCGTAGGAGTAGGCGCCGACCTGCCCCCTCCGGCTGATCCGGCGCGAACGGATCAGGCCGAGGACATCTGCCAGCCGCTCAAGCGAGGGGATCGCCACCCTCATGGCGTCGTCGATCGCGTTCAGCGCGTGGATGTAGCCGAGCACAAGATCCCGTGCAGCCCCAACCCGTTCCATACCGCGTCATCCCCCTGCGCCCGTGGCTGAAGGAATTGTTCCATGGGCCGCCAGCTTCTCCGCAGGTTGGCATTCTGAAACGATCAGTAAGCCGGGCCGTCGGTTTCCGCAGCCACCGTTATGGGGCGGGCGAGGCCGGCGGCGAGCTGCCAGGCCGCCGGGCCCCGCCCGTCTGGGGCAAGGCGCTCCAGGAGCTGGAGGTGCCCGATCGTCTCGCGGGGGAGTTGAGGTGACCCGATGGTGGCGGGGAATCGATAGCACCCCTGGCCACAATTGTGACACCGAACCCGGAGTCAGCCCCCCCCGGGACCAACCCCGCAGGTGCGGGCAGCAGAGAGGACCCAGTCATGAGCCGGCCGGAAGACGGGGACCAACCCCGCGGGTGCGGGGAGCAACCTCCGGGGTCGACGTACCCCAGGAACTTGCAGGGACCAACCCCGCAGGTGCGGGGAGCAGAGCTCGGGGCCGCCAACGGGGTGGCCCAGCTCGGGGACCAACCAACCCCGCGGGTGCGGGGAGCAGGCCGTACGGGCAGCCTTCAGCGCCTTCTTGCCGGGACCAACCCCGCGGGTGCGGGGAACAGAGGGAGCTGAACAGCTGGTTCGAGAGCTGGTCGGGACCAACCCCACGGGTGCGGGGAGCAGGAAAGCGGGGAGATCGTCCCGAGACTCAACTACGGGACCAACCCCGCACGCGCAGGGACCACATCCTCGCCTCCGGCGGCGCACTGCTCAGCCCGGGACCAACCCCGCGTATGCGGGGAGCAGGAGTTGTTGGCGATGGCGCCTCCCTGCGTCGAGGGACCATCCCTGCGGGTGCGGCAAGCAAGCACCGACGATCCAGTGGTCGACGGCCCCCGACAGGCCGAGTGCCAACCATGATCTCCCCCACGTAGGGAGGCCACCTGGGTGCTATCTGCGAGGACGTCTTTGGTTCTCCTGCGACGAGAGAAGTCCAAGCACAGCACGCTCCTGATGGTGGCTGCACCATTGTTGAGCCAACTGGCGATCCCTGAACCTTCCGAGACCGGGCTCCGTCGACGGGGTCATTTCAATCGCCTCCCACCCGCCGACCGTCCCGGCGAACTCCTCTGCGATGACGACAAACGAGGGTCCGCGGAAGTAGCTGACAGCCGTGTTGCTGCTATTCAGATGCACGCCGGACTGGTCCGAGGTTAACGAGCCAGCTTCCTTTCGAGCCTCGAAGTAGGTGTTGACGTGAGTCTTAACCTCGTCTCGCATGACGTTCATGACCTGTTGGCGGTAGGTAGGGCGACTCAGGCAGGTCTGGTACGAGAAGTCGATGCGGCTCCCGTCCGTACGAAGCACCTCGAATCCCGGATACGGGCCTCGCTGCGGCGGAGCGATCGCAAACGCATCAATGCCGGGGCCGACCTTGTCTTCCGCTTCATGATGCTTGTCGAGAAGGTCCAGCAGCAGCTGATGGTCGCCCTCCTGGTCCACGATGCTTCCCATGGGGTACCGGTACAGCACTGCGCGCACGGCCTCCTTCGCCTCCCCCTTCGTCCGATACCGTCGATGCCCAATCCAAAATTCAGGCATGGCCACTCCCTCTTAGACTTTGTAAGCCCTGCGGCGCAGTTATTCCGACAGCGTTTGGCAATCGCGTCCTATCGCCACGTCAACCCTCGGGTTCGAGCGACGAGGAATCCTGGTGTAGTCCTGCTCACCTCCCCAAGCAAGCGGTTCGAGTTGGGTTCATAGGTTCGGGCGGACTCTCAACGGAGGAGCAGGGCAGGAGTGCAGGCGTCTGCGAGCCCCTCCCAAGGGTCATCCCTGTGTCGTGGGGAGCAGCGGCAGCCAGCGTGACCCCACGGTATTGGCAGGACCATCCCCCGCAGGTGCGGGGGAGCACAACGCATCGTGCCGGGTCGAGGCACCGTTCCGGGGACCAACCCCGCATGCGCGGGGGCCCACTCCGAGCCGCCGGTGCGCCACTTCCCGACGTCGGGACCAACCCCGCATGCGCGGGGACCACATGATGCCCGCGAGGATCACGGCGCCGATGAAGGGACCAACCCCGCATGCGCGGGGACCACGCGGCCAGGCCGGCGGGGAGGCGGTTCATCTTGGGACCAACCCCGCATGCGCGGGGACCACCGCGGTCGCCTCGCCCGGCAGTCTGGCGGACAGGGACCAACCCCGCATGCGCGGGGACCACCACGGGCCGAACTACCGGCAGAGCGGTTCCACGGGACCAACCCCGCATGCGCGGGGACCACATGCCCGGCGCTTCCTGGGCTGTGATGGCCGGGGGACCAACCCCGCATGCGCGGGGACCACGTGGCGTTCACGGTCGTGGTGTTGTGGATGTTGGGACCAACCCCGCATGCGCGGGGACCACCGACAAGGACAGGGCCCCAAAGCCCCGTCAGAGGGACCAACCCCGCATGCGCGGGGACCACGGACTCGCGTCCGGCGTACTGAGTGCGGGCGAGGGACCAACCCCGCATGCGCGGGGACCACCCGGCCTGATGGATGACGTGGTGGCGGGCGGGGGGACTAACCCCGCATGCGCGGGGACCACATCCGGAGCAGGACGTCTGAGCTGTCGTCCGGGGGACCAACCCCGCATGCGTGGGGACCACGCGAAAACACCGCACAGGGGCCCCTCGTGGTCGGGACCAACCCCGCATGCGCGGGGACCACTCTGAACGCCCCCAGTAGCAGACCTCCCGGTCGGGACCAACCCCGCATGCGCGGGGACCACGCGGCGGAGTCCTTCGTGGCTCGATAGATGAAGGGACCAACCCCGCATGCGCGGGGACCACAGGCCGTGAGCTGCGGTTTCAGGAAGACGGTGAGTTGATTTTACTCACGTTCAGCGATTCGGACATAACGCCCTTCGGTTGGGTTGCGGCTCCAGCAGGGCGCAGTGGTCCGCAGAGCCATTGCGGCCTGGGGCACCGCTCCGGCGTCGTGCACCCGGCACAGGTGATGTCGGTGTCCCCAGGCTAATACTGGACTCTCACTCGATCCGTCACGCCGGATCTTGCCGGGTTTGAGCCGGCGTGATGGCGGGACGCGATGCCCGATTCGACTTGGCCGCCCGCCGACGGTAGGTCTCAGTCGGGCTGATGGAGATGTTTCCTGGGAGCTGTTCCGCCTACCACAGTAACGGGCTCATACAAGGCGCTGCCGGCGGCGCCTGAGGCCGAACAGGACGAGAGCGCGCCGCGCGGTGCGCCGCCGATTGCTCCACCCCGAGATGGTCTCGCGCGCAGGGTGGGGGCTTGGTGCAGGGGCAGGATCCCCCGCGACGCCGACCGCACCTAAGCCGAAGCCGCCGGAGCGAGCGGGTCCGCATCGTCGACATCGGCGACTTCTCCCGAGAACTTTGCGGCGGCACCCACGTCGCCCGCTGCTCTCAGGTCGGCGCCTTCCGCCTGCTGACCGAATTGTCGATCGGCTCCAACCTCTGCCGCGTCGAAGCCCTCACAGGCCATAGCACTCTCACGCGCCTCGACACCGAGCGCCGCCTCCTGTGCGAGCTGTCCACAACCCTCGGAATCCGCCCGCAGGGCGCGCCGACCGCCTTTGCGCAAGCGCCTGGAGGCTCTCGCCGACGCCCAGACGCAACTGACCTCCTGTCCTCGGCTGATCAGTTGAGGGGGTGGATGGCTTCCCCTGAGGCACTCGCTGGCCGGGGACTTTTCAGGGACTCTCGTGTCGGTCCAGGGGAGACTCCGGGGAATTTCCGCCGTGTAAGCAGGGAAGGCCATGACAGCGCTGAAAGGTACGGACACGCTGTTCAGGGCCCACAACCTCAGCACTCGATGATGTTCACCGCGAGCCCGCCGCTTGTGCTTGACGTTCATGCGACCCCCTGTTCGCGGCAATTCTCTTCCAGCCAGGTCATGATCTCGTTGGGCCAGAACCGCAGTTGTTGGCCCACACGGAAGCTGGGGATGGCCTGCTTCTCGTGATTGTCGTAAACCCAGGAAGTGGGCTTTCCGAGAAAGTTCGCCAGAGCCGGCACGGTCCACATTTTTTGATCCATCGCCGCTCACCTCCGTAGGTCGGGAGTGCGACAGGATAAGGATGGATCACGGCCGCACCAAACGGCCCGTACAGCGCCACTTGACCTTCATGGGCCCGTCGTGGCGGGCGTCTGTGCGTGAGACGGTGTGAGCGTCGGGGTGACGCACAGTGAAGAAGGTGCATCTCGTCGGTCTCGGTGCTGTCCAGGGTTCGGCCTTCAGCGCCAGAAGCCAGCACCGATCCAGCGCAACGCCCCCGAACGGACCGGAAGGGGCGGCAGCGGAAGTCAGCACGAACTCAGCACGGTCCGGCTCGGGCTCGTTCGAGGCGAACGAGACCAAGCCGTTGACCTGCATGTTTGTCATCGTGCTCGGTGTCTGATACGAGCCCGCATCCCAATTCGAGAACATCTGGCTGCGCACCAAGCGCAAGAACGCCGAGGGCAAGGTCGTCGGCGGTTCGGGAGGGGTCTGCTATCTGTACTTCCCGGCCAGGCCGTCAGCGACCCAGCGGCGGGTTCTGGCGGAGCTGGGAATCCGCTGAGCATGTGCACCCGAAGGCGGCCGCGATGGCCCTCCGACGCCTGCGGGCGATGAACGCCCGCAGGTTGAGATCGTCGGCATGCGGCGGTGACGGTCGGAGGGAGCCGGTCCAGGGTGTCGGAGGGCACCGGGGACCGTCCGTCGTGGCGTTGGCCGGGGGTGAGGTGGACGGCGTCAACGGGTGATCATGGCCCTCGCAGGCGAGGTGCATTCTGCTGGTCAAGGTGCTTCGGGAAGGGGCGAGGGAGCGAACGTCAGGTTCTCGTGCGGACGTTGACAGGGAGCCGTGTCATGTAGCGGTTCGAGTGGTTTAC contains these protein-coding regions:
- a CDS encoding DUF6896 domain-containing protein translates to MERVGAARDLVLGYIHALNAIDDAMRVAIPSLERLADVLGLIRSRRISRRGQVGAYSYAVHGAGCRFVCDNGTEVDVDFAADGSEVFDLWRLRWYGLSLPEPRDVTDQDLRAAARSLQPLLAEVRPGWFSVATDITCAGCTTPERCPRPQWLCGPLRPAGAATQLKGVMSESLKVSKLDSPSS
- a CDS encoding DCL family protein; protein product: MPEFWIGHRRYRTKGEAKEAVRAVLYRYPMGSIVDQEGDHQLLLDLLDKHHEAEDKVGPGIDAFAIAPPQRGPYPGFEVLRTDGSRIDFSYQTCLSRPTYRQQVMNVMRDEVKTHVNTYFEARKEAGSLTSDQSGVHLNSSNTAVSYFRGPSFVVIAEEFAGTVGGWEAIEMTPSTEPGLGRFRDRQLAQQWCSHHQERAVLGLLSSQENQRRPRR
- a CDS encoding helix-turn-helix domain-containing protein — encoded protein: MDQKMWTVPALANFLGKPTSWVYDNHEKQAIPSFRVGQQLRFWPNEIMTWLEENCREQGVA